In Saccharicrinis fermentans DSM 9555 = JCM 21142, a genomic segment contains:
- a CDS encoding DOMON domain-containing protein, producing the protein MLKEKPYCCFVMILFACMLGCHQTQEKALRVNEYGLSNCPSYCTPQVYAIHRLLEAPCIDGLILDDEWGEAPWSDPLVPSVKNGMDYPSNGASYKLGIKGDSLYLCAIVHDRHIWAVNDICQSYFFEDNFLEFYLDADKDEADYVVLKINALGNFCGEYRNRNNTEPILRFSLLDKPHGRCSVSVEGTLNNPLDNDEYWSFECVVPLFLQVDSVNLLQAHHSWNVNVQRTHWPFVVVSGLYKKMLNPHTGKKYPGEKWVWSFLDESSIYNPELWGVWYFNDHNLSEGEKKQQQYVEEVRWELRNIYYAQQAYLKRYGRFSKKVVGLKDVGLKVSQLRYDLHMKVQDSTFEIDIVNAEIEARYVINQEGKIWQEKLL; encoded by the coding sequence AGGAAAAGGCACTTAGGGTGAATGAATATGGTTTGTCTAATTGTCCCAGCTATTGTACTCCCCAAGTATATGCTATTCATCGCTTATTGGAAGCCCCTTGTATAGATGGACTTATCTTAGATGACGAATGGGGCGAAGCTCCCTGGAGCGACCCATTGGTGCCAAGTGTAAAGAATGGTATGGATTATCCATCCAATGGAGCCAGCTATAAACTGGGCATAAAGGGCGACTCTCTATATCTTTGCGCAATTGTACATGATAGACATATTTGGGCGGTGAATGATATATGCCAGTCTTATTTTTTTGAAGATAACTTTTTGGAGTTTTATTTAGATGCAGATAAGGATGAGGCGGATTATGTGGTGCTGAAAATAAATGCACTGGGTAATTTTTGTGGCGAATACCGTAATCGTAATAATACGGAACCTATTTTAAGATTTTCACTCCTGGATAAACCGCATGGTCGATGTTCTGTTTCTGTGGAAGGAACATTGAATAATCCACTGGATAATGATGAATATTGGTCGTTTGAGTGTGTTGTACCTCTGTTTTTGCAAGTGGATAGTGTGAATTTGTTGCAAGCGCATCATTCTTGGAATGTGAATGTGCAAAGAACACATTGGCCTTTTGTGGTGGTTTCTGGTTTATATAAAAAGATGCTAAACCCCCATACCGGCAAGAAATATCCCGGAGAAAAATGGGTTTGGAGTTTTTTGGATGAAAGCAGTATTTATAATCCTGAACTCTGGGGTGTATGGTACTTTAATGACCATAACCTATCGGAGGGTGAAAAAAAGCAACAGCAGTATGTTGAAGAAGTGCGTTGGGAGCTTAGGAATATTTATTACGCTCAACAGGCATACCTAAAGCGGTATGGCCGTTTCTCCAAGAAAGTGGTCGGTCTTAAAGATGTTGGATTGAAAGTGTCGCAATTGCGGTATGACCTTCATATGAAAGTGCAGGATAGTACCTTTGAGATTGATATTGTGAACGCGGAAATAGAAGCCCGGTATGTGATTAATCAGGAAGGTAAAATTTGGCAAGAAAAGCTTTTGTAA